From Candidatus Doudnabacteria bacterium, a single genomic window includes:
- the infA gene encoding translation initiation factor IF-1: MPTGAQDLGTQGPQKNTIELEGKVVESLPNAVFRVQIESGQIILAHIAGKLRVNKIRVLPGDKVIIEVTPYDLTRGRVIRRLR; the protein is encoded by the coding sequence ATTCCTACCGGAGCTCAAGATTTAGGGACGCAAGGCCCACAAAAAAATACAATAGAACTCGAGGGCAAAGTGGTAGAATCTTTACCCAATGCTGTTTTTCGTGTGCAGATCGAGTCCGGACAGATAATTTTGGCTCATATTGCGGGAAAATTACGGGTCAATAAGATCCGTGTCCTGCCGGGAGATAAAGTGATTATTGAGGTTACCCCGTATGATTTAACGCGAGGCAGAGTTATTAGAAGGTTAAGGTAA
- the rpmJ gene encoding 50S ribosomal protein L36 yields MKVRASVKPMCKKCKIVRRRGVIFVICEIPKHKQRQG; encoded by the coding sequence ATGAAAGTCCGTGCAAGTGTAAAACCTATGTGCAAGAAATGCAAGATAGTCCGCAGACGGGGCGTAATTTTTGTTATTTGTGAAATTCCTAAACATAAGCAAAGACAAGGTTAA
- the rpsM gene encoding 30S ribosomal protein S13, producing MALVRIAGVTLPQQKRIEAALPYIFGVGWPGSQKILAATKVDPNKRTSELTEAEVAKIREFIEKNYMVEGALRQQITGNIKLKKEIGSYEGIRHIRGLPVRGQRTRTNSRTRRGNVRRTAGSGRKSSSEKT from the coding sequence ATGGCACTAGTACGTATAGCGGGTGTTACATTACCACAGCAAAAGCGGATCGAAGCCGCTCTGCCTTACATTTTCGGCGTGGGCTGGCCGGGTTCGCAGAAAATTTTGGCAGCCACTAAAGTGGACCCGAACAAGCGGACAAGCGAACTGACCGAAGCTGAAGTGGCTAAGATCCGCGAATTTATCGAAAAGAATTATATGGTGGAAGGCGCGCTGCGCCAGCAGATCACGGGCAATATCAAACTTAAAAAAGAGATCGGCTCATACGAAGGCATCCGGCATATCCGCGGCTTGCCTGTGCGAGGCCAGCGGACAAGGACCAATTCCCGGACTCGCCGTGGCAACGTACGCCGAACAGCAGGGTCAGGACGCAAATCAAGCTCTGAGAAAACCTAG
- the rpsK gene encoding 30S ribosomal protein S11, with the protein MGQQKASTIPAEEDKAKQATTAVSAPKKKKSKIKVARGHIYVQSTYNNTIITVTDVSGNVIGWGSAGRTGFKGSKKSTPYAAQKTMEDTIARLKETGLNEVDVFVKGIGTGRESAVRALQGSGFNIISIQDQTPIPHGGVRPKKARRV; encoded by the coding sequence ATGGGACAGCAAAAGGCTAGTACAATTCCGGCGGAAGAAGATAAGGCTAAACAAGCCACTACTGCTGTTAGTGCACCGAAGAAAAAGAAGTCCAAGATCAAGGTTGCGCGCGGACACATCTATGTACAGTCCACTTACAACAACACGATCATTACGGTGACCGATGTTTCGGGCAATGTCATTGGCTGGGGCAGCGCAGGAAGAACCGGCTTTAAAGGCAGCAAGAAATCCACGCCTTATGCGGCGCAGAAAACCATGGAAGACACCATCGCGCGCCTGAAAGAAACAGGCCTGAATGAAGTTGACGTGTTCGTCAAAGGCATTGGCACCGGACGCGAGTCTGCGGTGCGCGCCCTGCAGGGCAGCGGGTTTAATATCATTTCCATCCAGGACCAAACTCCGATACCGCACGGCGGAGTTAGACCAAAGAAAGCAAGAAGGGTATAA
- the rpsD gene encoding 30S ribosomal protein S4 has translation MARYTGPKIRQSRKFGEAFTKKAEKYLAKRNYRPGQHGQNPQRVSEYGMQLREKQKAKIIYGLMERQFRRYYEIATKKVGITGDALLQLLELRLDNIVYRMGFAQTRPQARQLVSHGFFDVNGKKVNIPSLQVKVGDQISIRDIKKDSGYVKNLALVLANAKTVEWVSLDPKNFSGKVLSKPSREQLDLSLNTQLIVEYYSR, from the coding sequence ATGGCGAGATACACAGGGCCAAAAATCAGACAATCACGCAAATTCGGCGAAGCTTTTACGAAAAAAGCCGAGAAATATTTGGCGAAGCGGAATTACCGCCCCGGCCAGCACGGCCAAAACCCGCAGCGGGTCTCTGAATACGGCATGCAGCTTCGCGAAAAGCAGAAAGCCAAGATCATTTACGGACTGATGGAGCGCCAGTTCCGCCGTTATTATGAGATCGCGACCAAGAAAGTCGGTATTACGGGGGATGCGTTATTGCAGCTTTTGGAGTTAAGATTGGACAACATCGTCTACCGCATGGGTTTTGCCCAGACCCGGCCGCAGGCAAGACAGCTGGTATCCCACGGTTTTTTTGACGTTAACGGCAAGAAAGTCAACATTCCGTCCCTCCAGGTCAAGGTCGGGGACCAGATAAGCATCCGTGATATCAAGAAAGATTCCGGCTATGTGAAAAATCTGGCGCTGGTTTTGGCCAATGCAAAGACTGTGGAATGGGTTTCCCTGGACCCGAAGAATTTTTCCGGAAAAGTTCTGTCCAAGCCCTCACGCGAACAGCTGGACCTCAGCCTAAATACCCAGCTGATCGTAGAATATTACTCAAGATAA
- a CDS encoding DNA-directed RNA polymerase subunit alpha, translating to MEQIPLPKKVSFEELGNNKYKLVMEPLYPGYGVTLGNSLRRILLSSLPGAAVTAVKIKGVDHEFSTIPNVKEDVIEIILNLKQLRLKVHTDQPVKLELKVKGEKDVTGADFKKNADVEVVNQDMHIATLDNKSADLEMEVVVQSGRGYVPVEQREHEKLEIGMIAVDAIYTPVRTVNYDINSVRVGQITNYDELILTIETDGTTTGKDAIDQAAHILMDHFALFGKTNLEQTSAPVLDTAMDEGIKTPEEDDLKSLGLSNRSYNALIKNNINKISQLSALDHEQLLHVEGLGEKSVEEIERLIKTYAGNV from the coding sequence ATGGAACAAATTCCACTGCCGAAAAAAGTTTCTTTTGAAGAACTGGGGAACAATAAATACAAACTCGTCATGGAACCGCTGTATCCGGGATACGGCGTGACTTTGGGCAATTCTCTTCGCCGCATACTTCTGTCCAGTTTGCCGGGCGCGGCAGTGACTGCCGTGAAGATAAAAGGAGTGGACCATGAGTTTTCCACCATCCCGAACGTCAAAGAAGACGTGATAGAGATCATTCTGAACCTCAAGCAGCTCCGCTTGAAAGTCCATACTGACCAGCCTGTGAAGCTTGAACTGAAGGTCAAAGGCGAAAAAGACGTGACCGGCGCTGACTTTAAGAAAAACGCGGATGTCGAAGTCGTCAACCAGGACATGCATATCGCGACTTTGGACAACAAGTCCGCTGACCTGGAGATGGAAGTGGTCGTTCAGTCGGGCCGCGGTTACGTACCGGTGGAGCAGCGCGAGCATGAGAAGCTGGAGATCGGGATGATCGCGGTTGACGCGATCTATACGCCGGTCCGCACCGTGAACTACGACATCAACAGCGTGCGCGTCGGCCAGATCACCAATTATGACGAATTGATCCTGACCATTGAAACGGACGGCACGACCACAGGCAAAGATGCAATAGACCAGGCGGCGCATATTTTGATGGACCATTTCGCGCTATTCGGCAAAACCAATCTTGAGCAAACATCTGCGCCAGTTTTGGATACGGCTATGGATGAAGGGATCAAAACCCCGGAAGAGGATGACCTGAAATCACTGGGCCTATCCAACCGCTCTTACAATGCCCTGATCAAGAACAATATCAATAAGATATCCCAGCTGTCCGCTCTGGATCATGAGCAGCTGCTTCATGTGGAAGGTTTGGGGGAAAAGTCAGTTGAGGAAATAGAAAGGTTGATAAAGACTTACGCAGGGAACGTATAA
- the rplQ gene encoding 50S ribosomal protein L17, giving the protein MKKKIGKGRDHARKLVRSLAASAIVYEKIQTTEARAKIARQLVEKMITKGKKEDLHNKRQIFSALPPNAARKVIEVLGPRYKTRPGGYTRIVRLGKSKDGMPKVLLELVE; this is encoded by the coding sequence ATGAAGAAAAAAATCGGCAAGGGACGGGACCATGCCAGGAAACTGGTCCGCTCTTTGGCCGCGTCAGCGATCGTTTACGAAAAGATCCAGACGACCGAGGCCAGGGCCAAGATCGCCCGGCAACTGGTGGAAAAGATGATCACGAAAGGCAAAAAAGAAGATCTGCATAACAAGCGCCAGATCTTTTCCGCATTGCCGCCAAATGCCGCGAGAAAGGTCATTGAAGTTCTGGGCCCGCGCTACAAAACCCGGCCGGGCGGATATACGCGCATTGTTCGCCTCGGGAAATCCAAGGACGGCATGCCGAAAGTATTGCTGGAATTAGTTGAATAG
- the rplM gene encoding 50S ribosomal protein L13, which yields MKTFIPKTKEIKRTWYGADASKFVLGRLASKVATVLRGKHKVTFTPHMDVGDFVVVTNAEKVRFSGRKLEQKRYHRFSGYPGGLYTKKLSDRMEKEPEKVIRDAVYNMLDKNRLRKHILRRLKVVNGDKHEFHVEKEIK from the coding sequence ATGAAAACTTTTATTCCAAAAACTAAAGAGATCAAGCGTACATGGTACGGAGCGGATGCCAGCAAATTTGTGCTGGGCAGACTTGCTTCCAAAGTTGCAACCGTACTTCGCGGCAAGCACAAAGTCACTTTTACCCCGCATATGGACGTGGGTGATTTTGTGGTGGTTACGAACGCCGAGAAGGTGCGCTTTTCCGGCCGGAAACTTGAACAGAAAAGATACCACAGATTCTCCGGCTATCCCGGCGGATTGTATACGAAGAAACTTTCTGACCGCATGGAAAAAGAGCCGGAAAAAGTCATCCGCGATGCGGTCTACAACATGCTTGATAAAAACCGCCTGCGCAAGCATATTTTGCGCCGGCTGAAAGTTGTAAATGGAGATAAACACGAATTCCATGTAGAAAAGGAGATCAAATAA
- the rpsI gene encoding 30S ribosomal protein S9 produces the protein MAHGKSFYAVGRRKTAVAQALLSAGNGTITINQLPFEGYFQTADLQLIVTQPLRSLGLEKQFNVKSKIHGGGIHAQAESLRHAISRTLIAHNPESRRTLKKLGFLKRDPRVKERKKPGLKRARRAPQFSKR, from the coding sequence ATTGCTCACGGCAAAAGTTTTTATGCCGTGGGGCGCAGGAAAACTGCGGTTGCCCAGGCCTTGCTTTCAGCCGGCAATGGCACGATCACCATCAACCAATTGCCTTTTGAAGGATATTTCCAGACTGCTGATCTGCAGCTGATAGTGACTCAGCCGTTGCGGAGTCTGGGTTTGGAAAAACAGTTCAACGTGAAAAGCAAGATCCATGGCGGCGGTATTCACGCTCAAGCCGAGTCATTGCGTCATGCAATTTCCAGGACCCTGATCGCCCACAACCCGGAGTCCAGGCGGACTCTGAAAAAACTCGGGTTTCTGAAGCGCGACCCGAGAGTCAAGGAACGAAAGAAACCGGGATTGAAGAGAGCAAGACGCGCGCCGCAGTTCAGCAAGAGATAA
- a CDS encoding Ig-like domain-containing protein has product MQADSGASGRTQNVTDAATWSSSNTTVATIDKGLVTSHAYGAADIKAVYDNQTAIVTINVTLSECDSGPIAPTGSAAGFGVMRRYQGDWRAGSDDPDYSYYNGHTGGAGQTLEYLGCSGGNYIWLQWAFNGFVTVAVRAPWQGSTDRGLRIGDDPAKFHSLYPNAHPADTTYNTPSWPKDFDVWVNGPLRVVLKNGQVYIIEADWWPTFDGRDPDTVESTNPTIGPCGSCVNYPALGWQ; this is encoded by the coding sequence TTGCAGGCTGATTCGGGCGCTTCGGGTAGGACCCAAAACGTCACCGATGCCGCAACCTGGAGCTCGTCAAACACAACCGTCGCTACAATAGACAAAGGATTGGTCACTTCGCATGCCTATGGAGCAGCCGATATCAAGGCTGTGTACGACAACCAGACCGCGATTGTGACCATAAACGTCACGCTCTCTGAGTGTGATTCAGGTCCTATTGCTCCGACTGGTTCCGCAGCGGGATTCGGAGTGATGAGGCGATACCAGGGTGACTGGCGGGCTGGCAGTGATGACCCTGACTACAGTTACTATAATGGCCATACTGGAGGAGCCGGACAGACGCTTGAGTATCTGGGTTGTTCTGGCGGGAACTATATCTGGTTGCAATGGGCGTTTAATGGTTTTGTTACGGTTGCCGTCAGAGCGCCGTGGCAAGGATCAACTGACCGCGGACTTCGGATCGGAGACGATCCTGCTAAATTCCACAGTCTATATCCTAATGCACATCCGGCAGATACCACTTACAATACTCCCAGTTGGCCGAAAGACTTCGATGTTTGGGTAAACGGTCCGTTGAGAGTTGTCCTGAAGAACGGTCAGGTTTACATTATCGAAGCCGACTGGTGGCCGACATTTGACGGACGTGACCCTGACACGGTCGAATCAACCAATCCTACCATAGGGCCTTGCGGCAGTTGCGTGAATTACCCGGCTCTAGGATGGCAATAA
- the typA gene encoding translational GTPase TypA produces MQLYQYKKWLRYYLHFDKKAKIWYIYQCFGTIAGFYFIYIMKRADIRNIAIIAHVDHGKTTLVDAMLKQTHVQRNVEDLGVLIMDSMDLERERGITIKAKNASVVFNGVKINIVDTPGHADFGGEVERTLRMVDGVLLLVDAKEGPMPQTKFVLKKALELGHKAIVVINKIDRSDAQVDEVVNKTFDLFVNLGAKDDQLDFPIIYAQATAGTATLDIHKPSTDLTPLFETIVGKIPGPTIIENEPLQILVLALAYDPYIGKMGIGKIYSGSIKKNQSVMQIAPDGVKFTAKTTDISVFQGLQKQSVEEASAGEIVSVAGLEEITIGSTITDPANPKQIDPVIVDEPTVQMTFAVNNSPFAGREGKFVTSRNLRDRLYKELETNVALKVTDTGSPDTFQVAGRGELHLAILIETMRREGFELQVSQPEVIFKDENGVRTEPFERLSVIVPNDYQGAIIEEIGRRRGELVTMIHTSHGETHLDYVMSTRSLIGLKSKLLTQTKGTVIINHIFDSYRPVEAEREVNLPHGSLIASESGISNAYGLNNAQERGTLFIGPAVEVYLGMIVGENAKAEDIEVNINKTKKLSNMRASGTDAALILTPPKVMSLEESLEYLGPDELLEVTPESLRLRKKILDPNKRKREKKQ; encoded by the coding sequence TTGCAATTATACCAGTATAAAAAATGGCTGAGATATTATCTGCATTTTGACAAAAAAGCCAAGATTTGGTATATTTACCAGTGCTTCGGCACCATCGCCGGATTTTATTTTATTTACATTATGAAAAGAGCTGACATTCGGAATATTGCAATAATTGCTCACGTTGACCACGGAAAAACAACTTTGGTTGACGCCATGCTCAAACAAACCCATGTTCAGCGTAACGTGGAAGATCTGGGCGTGCTGATCATGGACTCCATGGACCTGGAACGCGAGCGCGGCATTACCATCAAGGCCAAAAACGCCTCGGTAGTTTTTAATGGCGTAAAAATCAATATTGTGGATACGCCGGGGCACGCTGACTTTGGCGGCGAAGTGGAGCGCACGCTTCGGATGGTGGACGGCGTTTTGCTTTTGGTAGATGCCAAGGAAGGCCCAATGCCACAAACCAAATTCGTGCTGAAAAAAGCCCTGGAACTGGGACACAAAGCCATCGTGGTCATAAATAAAATTGACCGTTCTGACGCGCAAGTAGATGAAGTTGTGAACAAAACTTTTGATCTGTTCGTAAACCTGGGCGCGAAAGACGACCAGCTGGATTTTCCTATAATTTACGCCCAGGCAACAGCCGGCACCGCTACTCTGGACATCCATAAACCCAGCACTGATCTGACTCCCCTGTTCGAAACCATTGTCGGCAAGATCCCGGGACCGACGATCATTGAAAACGAACCGCTGCAAATTCTGGTCTTGGCTTTAGCTTACGATCCATACATAGGCAAAATGGGCATCGGCAAGATTTATTCCGGCTCCATCAAAAAGAACCAGTCAGTCATGCAGATCGCGCCCGATGGCGTAAAATTCACGGCAAAAACCACGGATATTTCAGTATTCCAAGGCTTGCAAAAACAATCAGTGGAAGAGGCCTCCGCCGGCGAGATCGTGTCAGTGGCCGGGTTGGAAGAAATTACGATCGGTTCAACCATCACTGACCCTGCGAATCCAAAACAGATAGACCCGGTGATAGTGGATGAGCCGACGGTACAAATGACTTTTGCCGTGAACAACTCGCCCTTTGCCGGCCGCGAAGGCAAATTCGTCACCTCGCGCAATCTGCGCGACCGGTTATACAAGGAATTGGAAACCAATGTAGCGCTCAAAGTCACGGATACAGGGAGCCCGGATACTTTTCAGGTGGCAGGAAGAGGCGAACTGCATCTGGCCATCCTGATAGAGACCATGCGCCGCGAAGGATTTGAACTGCAAGTGTCCCAGCCGGAAGTTATTTTCAAAGATGAGAATGGAGTAAGAACCGAACCGTTCGAACGCTTATCGGTCATCGTTCCCAATGATTACCAGGGGGCGATAATTGAAGAGATCGGACGCCGCCGCGGCGAACTAGTGACCATGATCCATACCAGCCACGGCGAAACGCATTTGGATTACGTCATGTCTACCCGGAGTTTGATCGGACTTAAAAGCAAACTTCTGACCCAGACTAAAGGAACTGTGATCATCAACCATATCTTTGATTCTTACCGTCCTGTCGAAGCGGAGAGGGAAGTTAATCTGCCTCACGGTTCGCTGATCGCTTCCGAATCCGGAATTTCCAACGCTTACGGACTGAATAACGCGCAGGAACGCGGCACATTATTTATAGGACCGGCAGTGGAAGTCTATCTGGGCATGATCGTCGGCGAAAATGCCAAAGCCGAGGACATTGAAGTGAACATAAACAAAACTAAAAAATTATCCAATATGCGCGCTTCCGGCACTGACGCAGCGCTGATCCTGACCCCGCCCAAAGTTATGAGCCTGGAAGAATCTTTGGAATATCTGGGACCGGATGAGCTGCTGGAAGTCACTCCCGAAAGTTTGAGGCTGCGAAAGAAAATTCTGGATCCGAACAAACGCAAGCGCGAAAAGAAACAATAA
- a CDS encoding interleukin-like EMT inducer domain-containing protein has product MSRKRPMILVCPVFFLIFFGLSCSNDKPTPTQPTPVQAPTLSIVGNSEIVGKGKILQLFASYKTSTGVAQDQTNAANWSSSNALVASVSKTGLVTSVGYGQADISAAFSGISALVSVKISQPPPITFTVESQGTNASSGVDDYGRAIFKRNGKIFAGRDPSVTGALFSGRGFNLVIIDPQTGEMAGPIATFDTYISRSTGADVSAMTAFVNGLPSGVIILVGVEDEAGLTSDDFSCLPNPTPGTVCCRPLGYSWTENLQRLFESLGATQLRRYCYRNSYAFIAIKGQGAKAEQLVNATTAIAAYTLTLP; this is encoded by the coding sequence ATGTCTAGGAAACGGCCGATGATCCTGGTTTGCCCTGTTTTTTTTCTCATTTTTTTCGGACTTTCCTGCTCCAACGACAAGCCGACCCCGACTCAACCTACGCCGGTTCAGGCTCCCACGCTCTCTATTGTTGGAAACTCAGAGATTGTGGGCAAGGGGAAGATTTTGCAGCTGTTTGCATCCTACAAGACAAGCACGGGAGTTGCTCAGGATCAAACCAACGCCGCCAACTGGAGCTCATCAAATGCTTTGGTGGCATCCGTGAGCAAGACAGGATTGGTGACGTCGGTAGGTTACGGGCAGGCAGATATTTCTGCCGCGTTCAGCGGCATAAGTGCACTGGTTTCGGTGAAAATATCTCAGCCTCCGCCGATCACGTTTACCGTTGAGTCCCAAGGCACGAATGCTTCCAGCGGGGTTGACGATTACGGGAGGGCAATTTTCAAAAGGAACGGCAAGATCTTCGCCGGCCGAGATCCCTCGGTAACAGGAGCGCTGTTCTCCGGTCGAGGATTCAATCTGGTCATTATAGATCCGCAGACTGGAGAAATGGCGGGACCAATAGCCACCTTTGATACATATATTTCACGAAGCACGGGTGCGGATGTTTCAGCCATGACTGCTTTCGTGAACGGATTGCCTTCCGGAGTAATTATCCTGGTGGGCGTAGAAGATGAAGCTGGTCTTACCAGTGATGATTTTTCCTGCTTGCCGAACCCGACTCCCGGTACGGTCTGCTGCCGCCCGCTAGGATATTCCTGGACTGAAAATTTACAGCGATTGTTCGAATCGCTCGGTGCCACACAACTGCGCCGCTATTGCTACCGCAACTCCTATGCCTTTATTGCGATCAAGGGGCAAGGCGCAAAAGCGGAACAGTTGGTTAACGCTACGACAGCAATTGCTGCGTATACATTGACCCTGCCATAA
- a CDS encoding DUF5989 family protein → MFESIKQIFTLLSKSKKIWLIPLLLLLIIIALLIITAQISVVPIFLYPFV, encoded by the coding sequence ATGTTTGAATCGATCAAACAAATTTTTACTTTACTTTCTAAGTCAAAAAAGATCTGGCTGATCCCTTTGCTTTTACTGCTGATAATAATCGCTTTGCTGATCATCACCGCCCAAATTTCCGTTGTTCCTATTTTTTTGTATCCATTTGTATGA
- a CDS encoding carbamoyltransferase N-terminal domain-containing protein, with product MNILGISAFYHDSAAVILKDGEILCAAEEERFTRIKHDNQFPFKSVEFCLKHSGLSIGNIDRVAYYEKPLKKFERILENFIQTYPFSYEQFVKGIPEWLGNKIRVEKIIKKELGFSGKVLFVPHHLSHAAAAFFSSGHEQCAILTVDGVGEYQTTCLWTGNKNQITLLKSLDYPDSLGLLYSTFTAFLGFRVNEDEYKVMGLAAYGQPVLVNEIRNLIFVQSDGSFKLDMEYFGFHKGSRMWSKKFERLFGPPRLPDETVSDFHKNLSASVQRVVEDVYFLILNHLYSLTPQPNVAIAGGVALNALANGKIFSQTKFQQVHIFGPAGDSGAALGAAFLVQSRLEQGTVNKFAGSLLLGSAYENDQIEKILLKKNLAYKQFTSEDLLLENLAGLLQDGRVIGWFQGRMELGPRSLGSRSILAKPNPKSVKEKMNQIKRREQFRPFAGSILKEQAAEFFELPHYQEDFPYMNFCFQVRDDKREVLAGIVHADNSCRIQTVSAENGVYYRLLKKFYEISGIPCLLNTSFNLQGEPIVETPEQAVDDFLRSPMDNLAIGDFLISK from the coding sequence ATGAATATCCTCGGTATTTCCGCGTTTTATCATGACAGTGCGGCGGTAATTTTGAAGGACGGGGAAATCCTGTGCGCGGCAGAGGAGGAGAGGTTCACACGAATTAAGCACGATAACCAATTCCCGTTCAAATCGGTTGAGTTTTGCCTAAAGCATTCGGGATTGTCCATCGGTAATATCGATCGCGTCGCCTATTATGAAAAACCCTTAAAAAAGTTCGAAAGGATACTTGAAAATTTTATTCAAACTTATCCTTTTTCATATGAGCAGTTTGTCAAAGGGATCCCCGAATGGCTGGGTAATAAGATAAGGGTTGAGAAAATAATAAAAAAAGAACTGGGTTTTTCCGGTAAAGTCCTGTTCGTTCCGCATCATTTGTCGCATGCTGCGGCCGCTTTTTTTTCGTCGGGACATGAGCAGTGCGCCATTCTTACCGTAGACGGAGTCGGAGAATATCAGACGACCTGTTTATGGACCGGAAATAAGAACCAGATCACTTTGCTTAAATCCCTGGATTATCCTGATTCTTTGGGTTTGCTGTATTCAACTTTTACTGCGTTTTTGGGATTCCGGGTGAATGAAGATGAGTATAAGGTCATGGGACTTGCAGCTTACGGCCAGCCGGTTTTGGTGAACGAGATCCGGAATTTGATCTTTGTCCAATCTGACGGGAGCTTTAAGCTTGATATGGAATATTTTGGGTTTCATAAAGGTTCTAGGATGTGGAGCAAGAAGTTTGAAAGGCTTTTCGGCCCGCCGCGCCTGCCGGACGAAACGGTCAGCGATTTTCACAAGAATTTGTCGGCAAGCGTACAACGGGTGGTTGAAGACGTGTATTTCCTCATCCTCAACCATTTGTATTCGCTAACGCCACAGCCAAATGTCGCCATTGCCGGCGGAGTAGCCTTAAATGCCCTGGCCAACGGCAAGATCTTTTCTCAAACCAAGTTTCAGCAAGTTCATATTTTTGGCCCAGCCGGCGACAGCGGCGCGGCTTTGGGGGCCGCGTTTTTGGTCCAAAGTCGGCTGGAACAAGGCACGGTTAACAAATTTGCCGGGAGTCTGCTTCTGGGGTCCGCGTATGAAAACGATCAGATCGAAAAAATCTTGCTGAAGAAAAATCTGGCTTATAAACAATTCACTTCGGAAGATCTGCTTTTGGAAAACCTGGCCGGTTTGCTCCAGGACGGAAGGGTGATCGGCTGGTTCCAGGGCCGGATGGAACTGGGCCCCCGTTCGCTTGGCTCCCGATCCATCCTGGCCAAACCGAACCCGAAGTCGGTCAAGGAGAAGATGAATCAAATTAAGCGGCGGGAGCAATTTCGCCCGTTCGCGGGCTCGATCCTCAAAGAACAGGCTGCAGAATTCTTTGAACTGCCTCACTATCAGGAGGATTTTCCATATATGAATTTTTGCTTTCAAGTCAGAGACGATAAGCGGGAAGTTCTGGCGGGAATAGTGCATGCCGACAATTCTTGCCGCATCCAGACCGTCAGCGCGGAAAACGGCGTGTATTACAGATTGCTGAAGAAATTTTACGAGATCAGCGGAATTCCCTGCCTGCTCAACACCAGCTTTAATTTACAGGGCGAGCCGATCGTGGAAACACCCGAACAGGCGGTGGATGATTTCCTAAGATCGCCCATGGATAATTTGGCGATCGGGGATTTTCTGATCTCGAAATAA
- a CDS encoding SGNH/GDSL hydrolase family protein codes for MKQKSVFTGLVIFEILIIVFLAFNYIKREKILHETTVHPLNKADFQFTISNDLKHFYEPKPNVSLKNKPDWLDYESTNTINSDSLNERYDYTTEKPPATYRIITLGDSMTFGLYLDTNDNFSERLEDMLNSNLQCKNIKKFEVINLGVGGYDARYVLERYILRGQKYNPDLVAWFLLDRSLSVYADMFYDVLDYYDNLANYSPNPEQLAFRAQREEYNQKNIGEIENYEINALTSIRKYFNNKLLFFTSPGLLSSENVNKIKGLTGASQNTFFDDKIGNLTDDNNIVRPGDPHPNAAGSKIIAQDLYNYLTQNLIDCKK; via the coding sequence ATGAAACAAAAATCTGTCTTTACAGGTTTAGTGATTTTTGAAATATTAATTATCGTCTTTTTGGCTTTCAACTACATTAAACGCGAAAAAATCTTACATGAAACGACTGTTCACCCGCTAAATAAAGCGGATTTTCAGTTCACAATTTCCAACGATCTCAAACATTTTTATGAGCCAAAGCCGAATGTCAGCCTGAAGAACAAACCTGATTGGCTGGATTATGAATCCACCAACACAATTAATTCCGATTCCCTCAACGAGCGTTATGATTATACCACAGAAAAACCCCCGGCGACATACAGAATTATAACTCTGGGTGACTCCATGACATTCGGATTATATCTTGACACGAATGATAATTTTTCTGAACGCCTGGAAGACATGCTGAACAGCAATCTGCAATGCAAAAATATTAAAAAATTCGAAGTGATAAATCTCGGGGTCGGAGGATACGACGCCCGATACGTTCTTGAAAGATATATACTGCGGGGGCAAAAGTACAACCCGGACCTGGTGGCATGGTTTTTACTGGACAGAAGTTTGTCCGTGTACGCTGACATGTTCTATGATGTCCTGGATTACTACGACAATTTGGCAAATTATTCGCCTAACCCAGAACAACTCGCCTTCCGTGCGCAAAGAGAGGAGTATAATCAGAAAAATATCGGAGAAATTGAAAATTATGAAATTAATGCTTTGACGTCGATCAGGAAATATTTCAATAATAAACTTCTTTTCTTTACTTCCCCGGGGCTGCTGTCTTCGGAAAATGTCAACAAAATCAAAGGGCTTACCGGTGCTTCACAGAATACATTTTTCGATGATAAGATCGGCAACCTAACAGATGACAATAATATCGTTCGTCCGGGAGACCCCCATCCTAACGCTGCCGGAAGCAAAATAATCGCTCAAGATTTATATAATTATCTGACACAGAATCTGATAGATTGCAAAAAATAA